A DNA window from Panthera tigris isolate Pti1 chromosome X, P.tigris_Pti1_mat1.1, whole genome shotgun sequence contains the following coding sequences:
- the LOC102961563 gene encoding putative P2Y purinoceptor 10, with protein MGSNSTSNAETDCNATNVTFQNSLYATTYILIFIPGLLANSAALWVLCRFISKKNKAIIFMINLSVADLAHVLSLPLRIYYYISHHWPFPKALCLLCFYLKYLNMYASICFLTCISLQRCFFLLQPFRARDWKRRYDVGISAAIWIIVGTACLPFPLLRSTYSSNNNQSCFADLGYKKMNTVALVGMITVAELAGFVFPVVIIAWCTWKTTISLRQPPMAFQGISERQKALRMVFMCAAVFFICFTPYHINFIFYTMVKETIISSCPIVQSTLYFHPFCLCLASLCCLLDPILYYFMASEFRDQLSRHGNSVTRSRLMSRESGSSMIS; from the coding sequence ATGGGTAGCAACAGTACCAGCAATGCTGAGACTGACTGCAATGCTACTAATGTGACATTTCAGAACTCCCTTTATGCAACTACCTACATCCTCATATTCATCCCTGGTCTTTTGGCCAATAGTGCAGCCTTGTGGGTTCTGTGCCGCTTcatcagcaagaaaaataaagccatcaTTTTCATGATCAACCTCTCTGTGGCTGATCTTGCTCATGTGCTGTCTTTACCTCTCCGGATTTACTATTACATCAGCCACCACTGGCCCTTCCCGAAGGCCCTCTGCCTGCTGTGCTTCTACCTGAAGTATCTCAACATGTATGCCAGCATTTGTTTCCTGACGTGCATCAGCCTTCAGAgatgtttttttctcctccagcCCTTTAGGGCCAGAGACTGGAAGCGTAGGTATGATGTAGGCATCAGTGCTGCCATCTGGATCATCGTGGGAACAGCCTGCTTGCCATTTCCCCTTCTGAGAAGCACCTACTCATCCAACAACAATCAGTCCTGTTTTGCTGATCTTGGTtacaagaaaatgaatacagtggcTTTGGTTGGAATGATTACAGTTGCTGAGCTGGCAGGATTTGTGTTCCCAGTAGTTATCATCGCATGGTGTACCTGGAAAACGACTATATCCTTGAGGCAGCCACCAATGGCTTTCCAAGGAATCAGTGAGAGGCAGAAAGCACTGCGGATGGTTTTTATGTGTGCTGCAGTCTTTTTCATCTGCTTCACTCCTTAtcatattaactttattttttacactatggtgaaggaaaccatcatTAGCAGTTGTCCCATTGTCCAAAGCACACTGTATTTCCACCCCTTTTGTCTATGCCTTGCAAGTCTCTGTTGTCTTTTGGATCCCATTCTGTATTATTTCATGGCCTCAGAGTTTCGTGACCAACTATCTCGCCATGGCAACTCTGTGACCCGTTCCCGCCTTATGAGCAGGGAGAGTGGTTCATCAATgattagctaa